A genomic stretch from uncultured Pseudodesulfovibrio sp. includes:
- a CDS encoding (Fe-S)-binding protein: MISEWSSTRPSTTHPFNAVIWPATVAGKDVTSQGTGMQSTHNNCNNMSNFLDKYDFSNCLVCGACANGCPTTGAPELDGWDARKVMRMLSNGLVNEVIDSNFPWLCTGCGRCTSTCPGGLDITSIMAHLKSLRPREAVPGSLHKGMVNNLETGNNLGISKKDYLEGMAELGEELAEELPGFYVPVDKHGADILFFPNSKEVYGDFEDQYWWWKIFYAAGENWTVPSENWEAVDWALFTGNDAGNTEFARRKIAYMKEFGITSLIMPDCGGGSYGFRKGMAKLVAQDPVNEVGFMYLYDYLMDRIKTGRIKLDKSVHAGKTFTFHDSCKHGRELARNFGKGYFEEPRWIVQHCVDEYVELTPNREKNYCCGGGGGMWPMPFEDQSAWHARYKNEQIKESGADVVVVGCSNCRDQIMKRIPKYFDGCKFEVKYLWQLVAEALVIEPWPDHMIEKAKADATAQWAALGVDLDSQEY; encoded by the coding sequence ATGATCTCTGAATGGTCCTCGACACGTCCTTCCACGACACATCCATTCAACGCCGTCATATGGCCTGCCACCGTGGCAGGCAAAGACGTAACCTCCCAGGGTACTGGTATGCAGAGCACACACAACAACTGCAATAATATGTCGAATTTTCTTGATAAATACGATTTCTCAAACTGTCTTGTCTGTGGAGCGTGCGCCAACGGCTGCCCGACAACAGGTGCGCCCGAGCTGGATGGATGGGATGCCAGAAAGGTCATGCGGATGCTTTCCAATGGCTTGGTCAATGAAGTCATCGACTCTAATTTTCCATGGCTGTGTACCGGATGCGGTCGATGCACAAGCACATGTCCCGGCGGCCTCGATATCACATCCATCATGGCGCATTTGAAGAGCCTCAGGCCGCGTGAAGCCGTTCCCGGCTCCCTGCACAAGGGCATGGTCAACAACCTTGAAACCGGCAACAACCTCGGCATTTCCAAAAAAGATTATCTGGAAGGCATGGCCGAGCTTGGCGAAGAGCTTGCCGAGGAACTCCCCGGCTTTTATGTCCCGGTGGACAAGCACGGGGCGGACATTCTCTTTTTCCCGAATTCCAAGGAAGTCTACGGAGATTTCGAGGACCAGTATTGGTGGTGGAAAATCTTCTACGCCGCCGGGGAGAACTGGACCGTTCCCTCGGAGAACTGGGAAGCTGTGGACTGGGCGCTTTTCACCGGAAACGATGCCGGGAACACGGAATTTGCCCGCCGCAAAATTGCCTACATGAAGGAATTCGGCATCACGTCCCTTATCATGCCCGACTGTGGCGGCGGCTCCTACGGCTTCCGCAAGGGCATGGCAAAACTCGTTGCACAGGACCCGGTCAACGAAGTCGGATTCATGTATCTTTACGATTACCTCATGGACCGGATCAAGACAGGCCGAATCAAACTCGACAAGTCGGTCCATGCAGGAAAGACATTCACCTTCCACGACTCCTGCAAGCATGGTCGTGAACTGGCGCGCAACTTCGGCAAAGGCTATTTCGAGGAGCCGCGCTGGATCGTCCAGCATTGTGTCGATGAATATGTCGAGCTGACCCCCAACCGCGAGAAGAATTACTGCTGCGGTGGCGGCGGCGGCATGTGGCCCATGCCCTTTGAGGACCAGTCCGCATGGCACGCCCGGTACAAGAACGAACAGATCAAGGAAAGCGGTGCCGATGTCGTCGTGGTCGGCTGTTCCAACTGCCGCGATCAGATAATGAAACGCATACCGAAATACTTTGACGGCTGTAAATTTGAAGTCAAATATCTCTGGCAACTGGTCGCCGAAGCACTGGTCATCGAGCCATGGCCTGACCATATGATCGAAAAAGCCAAAGCTGATGCCACAGCACAATGGGCTGCATTGGGCGTTGATCTCGATTCGCAAGAGTATTAG
- a CDS encoding iron-containing alcohol dehydrogenase — translation MQFEFATAPRIVFGPGCSKGIPELAARMGTAVCLVIGGSSGRVQWAIDGLTEKGFTPHIVSISGEPDIGTISLKADAARQAGCDSVIAIGGGSVLDAGKALAALLTNHGDILDYLEVIGKGLPLTHAPVPLITVPTTSGTGSEVTSNAVILSPSHGVKVSMRSPEMIPNIAVVDPELTKDMPPPLTAATGMDALTQLMEAFVSNKANPMTDALCREGLLRAARSLHVAYTDSSNSTAREDMALASLFSGIALSNAKLGAVHGFAAPLGGEFKTPHGAVCAALLPSVMEVNIKALRERKADSPSLDAYAETAVILTRDMHATPEDGIKWVRELCAKMSIPTLGSMGVSQAHFSDLADKAAAASSMKGNPVLLSKDELLTILTLAL, via the coding sequence ATGCAATTTGAATTCGCCACAGCTCCACGAATAGTCTTCGGCCCCGGCTGTTCAAAAGGCATCCCCGAACTAGCTGCACGGATGGGCACTGCGGTCTGCCTCGTTATCGGCGGCTCCTCCGGGCGCGTCCAATGGGCCATCGACGGTCTGACTGAAAAAGGATTCACTCCGCACATCGTTTCCATATCAGGGGAGCCTGATATCGGGACAATTTCGCTCAAGGCGGATGCAGCGCGCCAGGCTGGGTGCGATAGCGTTATCGCTATCGGCGGTGGCAGTGTACTTGATGCAGGCAAAGCTCTGGCAGCACTGCTGACCAATCACGGCGATATCCTCGATTATCTTGAAGTCATCGGAAAGGGGCTGCCGCTCACTCACGCCCCTGTCCCGCTCATCACCGTTCCCACCACATCGGGAACCGGGTCGGAAGTCACGTCAAACGCTGTTATCCTCTCCCCCTCGCATGGCGTCAAAGTCAGTATGCGCTCACCTGAAATGATTCCGAACATTGCCGTGGTCGACCCCGAGCTGACAAAGGACATGCCGCCACCCCTGACGGCTGCCACCGGCATGGATGCATTGACCCAGCTCATGGAGGCATTCGTTTCCAATAAAGCCAATCCCATGACCGATGCCTTGTGCCGCGAGGGATTGTTACGTGCCGCCCGCTCACTACATGTTGCTTACACAGACAGCTCGAACAGCACGGCCCGTGAAGACATGGCCCTTGCCAGCCTTTTTTCCGGCATAGCCTTATCCAATGCCAAACTCGGCGCAGTCCACGGGTTCGCCGCCCCCCTCGGCGGGGAATTCAAGACACCGCACGGTGCCGTATGCGCAGCCCTGCTCCCCTCGGTGATGGAGGTCAACATCAAGGCTCTCAGGGAAAGAAAAGCAGACTCTCCCTCCCTCGACGCATACGCGGAAACAGCGGTTATCCTGACAAGAGACATGCACGCGACACCGGAAGACGGCATCAAATGGGTACGGGAACTCTGTGCGAAAATGAGCATTCCGACGCTCGGCAGCATGGGAGTATCCCAGGCGCACTTCAGCGATCTGGCTGACAAGGCCGCTGCCGCAAGCAGCATGAAAGGGAATCCGGTTCTCCTGAGCAAGGACGAATTGCTGACGATCCTCACCCTGGCACTTTAA
- a CDS encoding ABC transporter ATP-binding protein has protein sequence MLHVNDLSFNYGDTPILENISFQVERGQLCGLFGPNGCGKTTLFKCCLKFLAQSSGSIRMDGKNVEQTSISNMARMVSYVPQEHKPPFPYLVKDVVLMGRTPHLSELFGVSKHHKQKVSEAMELIGITNMADTPYNQLSGGQRQMVLIARAVAQETPLLFLDEPTSALDFSNQIKIMNILRQIADQGTTIVACTHDPNHVLWFCDSVVVLDKQRFVAQGNPADIMCDTVLDEIYEDMCHVRQWESTRMVLPRHVTNREANA, from the coding sequence ATGCTGCATGTGAACGACCTTTCCTTCAATTACGGAGACACACCCATCCTGGAAAACATCAGCTTCCAGGTTGAGCGGGGTCAATTGTGCGGTCTGTTCGGTCCCAACGGATGCGGAAAGACAACTCTTTTCAAATGTTGCCTCAAGTTCCTTGCCCAAAGCTCCGGTTCCATACGCATGGATGGCAAAAACGTGGAACAGACGTCCATAAGCAACATGGCCCGCATGGTGTCCTACGTGCCTCAGGAGCACAAACCACCCTTCCCGTACCTAGTCAAGGACGTGGTGCTCATGGGCCGCACTCCGCACCTTTCGGAATTGTTCGGTGTCTCGAAACACCACAAACAGAAAGTCTCCGAGGCCATGGAACTCATCGGCATTACAAACATGGCCGACACGCCCTACAACCAGCTCAGCGGCGGACAACGGCAAATGGTGCTCATCGCCCGGGCCGTTGCGCAGGAAACGCCATTGCTGTTTCTGGACGAACCAACTTCGGCACTCGATTTCAGCAACCAGATCAAGATAATGAACATTCTGCGGCAGATAGCCGATCAGGGAACGACAATTGTAGCATGCACCCACGACCCCAACCACGTTCTGTGGTTCTGCGACAGCGTGGTTGTTCTGGATAAACAGCGATTTGTCGCGCAGGGGAACCCGGCCGACATCATGTGTGACACCGTGCTCGATGAAATTTACGAAGACATGTGCCATGTTCGCCAATGGGAATCCACCCGAATGGTACTCCCGCGGCATGTGACAAACCGGGAAGCAAACGCATGA
- a CDS encoding acyltransferase family protein, with protein MQRYTSPSKRIPMLDIARFFGMMLVYYGHIIERIMYLENPVATAQYKFIYSFHMPFFFLLAGFTLAPEKIVLPIGKFLKNVLASRLVPYCVFTIVLAILSVLFAGHFVVVDLSTAQGYLKGFIATLMGFPVFNIPLWFLACLISVEILHFFVGRFLNSTFRILSAAVAFYVGGYALTATVQFIPGPNFWLVHEALVVYAFYLVGVLFRRNGVMLGMQPRWRLLIATAVCLLVVVFTYDMNTGPFRLFDAVVIVLSGHGNILLFPLTALAGSFMILLLARSSGANRFLMFMGENALILFCLNGVFYHFFNGPFAAWFVGAFPGHWMAVTGAGMVFTVVSLACCIPFVMLLNTYVPQLVGKPRQQGPFLPRLLR; from the coding sequence ATGCAGAGATATACGTCCCCGTCCAAACGGATTCCCATGCTGGATATCGCCCGATTCTTCGGCATGATGCTGGTCTATTATGGTCACATTATTGAGCGGATCATGTACCTTGAAAATCCCGTTGCCACGGCCCAGTACAAGTTTATTTATTCTTTTCACATGCCATTTTTCTTTCTTCTGGCCGGATTCACCCTCGCACCGGAAAAGATAGTGCTTCCCATTGGCAAATTCCTTAAAAATGTGTTGGCCTCCCGTCTGGTTCCCTATTGTGTTTTTACGATAGTGCTGGCGATTCTGAGTGTGCTTTTTGCGGGGCATTTTGTGGTCGTCGATCTGTCAACGGCTCAAGGGTATCTGAAGGGATTTATTGCGACCCTTATGGGGTTTCCTGTGTTCAATATCCCTCTCTGGTTTCTTGCCTGCCTGATTTCCGTAGAAATACTGCATTTTTTTGTCGGTCGATTCCTCAACAGCACATTCAGAATTCTGAGTGCTGCCGTTGCTTTTTATGTGGGCGGGTATGCTTTAACCGCGACTGTTCAGTTCATTCCCGGCCCCAACTTCTGGCTTGTTCACGAAGCATTGGTTGTCTATGCCTTTTATTTGGTAGGGGTGCTGTTCCGTCGAAACGGTGTCATGCTCGGCATGCAGCCGCGTTGGCGGCTGCTCATTGCCACTGCAGTCTGTCTGCTTGTCGTGGTGTTTACCTATGACATGAATACCGGCCCATTCAGGTTGTTTGATGCCGTTGTCATCGTGTTGTCGGGGCATGGAAACATTCTGCTTTTCCCGCTGACGGCACTGGCTGGCAGCTTCATGATCCTTCTGCTTGCGCGCAGTTCCGGTGCCAACAGGTTCCTGATGTTTATGGGTGAAAACGCCCTGATTCTCTTTTGTCTCAATGGTGTTTTTTATCACTTCTTCAATGGCCCGTTTGCCGCGTGGTTCGTGGGGGCATTTCCGGGTCACTGGATGGCCGTGACCGGCGCCGGCATGGTGTTTACCGTTGTCAGTCTGGCGTGCTGCATTCCGTTTGTGATGCTGCTCAACACATACGTGCCGCAACTGGTCGGCAAACCCAGACAGCAGGGACCATTTCTTCCCAGACTTTTACGATAA
- a CDS encoding class I SAM-dependent methyltransferase, whose amino-acid sequence MTGKPDNSTDWSTEWTRAYAKSSIIMRRANSPSYWDKRANRFSTMDNGASGRIQAVLDHIGLDSETTLLDIGCGPGNLAVPLAKSARQVTALDPSEGMLKKLEQRAEKEGVTNIQPLNKGWEEAVVDGDIIPHDVVLSSYSLIMKDVGKALAAMNAAASRTVCLFWFAGRECFGYDRFWPALFGEEYVAGPDYALLLNLLHSMDIRPEVSIIPQQHVTTYADMDDAVQCWTENLYVSSQEEQDIIRIILSNTLDTHTGKPVLTRNVQTAMLWWHKQ is encoded by the coding sequence ATGACCGGCAAACCTGACAACAGCACCGACTGGAGCACAGAATGGACACGGGCCTACGCAAAGTCATCCATAATAATGCGAAGAGCGAACAGCCCGTCATACTGGGACAAGCGGGCAAACCGATTCAGTACGATGGACAACGGAGCCTCGGGCCGCATTCAGGCGGTACTGGACCATATCGGCCTCGACAGCGAAACCACACTGCTGGACATCGGCTGTGGCCCCGGCAATCTCGCGGTTCCTTTGGCCAAATCAGCCAGACAAGTCACCGCCCTTGATCCATCAGAAGGCATGCTGAAAAAGCTTGAGCAGCGTGCCGAAAAGGAAGGCGTGACAAACATACAGCCACTCAACAAAGGCTGGGAAGAAGCTGTTGTGGATGGAGACATCATTCCCCACGACGTCGTCCTTTCGTCCTATTCCCTTATCATGAAAGATGTCGGCAAGGCGCTGGCAGCCATGAACGCCGCAGCCAGCCGTACCGTCTGCCTGTTCTGGTTCGCCGGGAGGGAGTGTTTCGGCTACGACAGGTTCTGGCCTGCGCTGTTCGGAGAGGAATACGTTGCCGGACCGGACTACGCACTGCTGCTCAACCTGCTCCATTCAATGGACATTCGCCCGGAAGTATCCATTATCCCCCAACAGCACGTAACCACCTATGCCGACATGGACGACGCCGTGCAATGCTGGACAGAAAACCTATATGTATCCTCACAGGAAGAACAGGACATCATCCGCATAATCCTGAGCAACACACTCGACACGCACACAGGAAAGCCCGTACTCACGCGCAATGTCCAGACCGCAATGCTCTGGTGGCATAAACAATAG